Proteins encoded together in one Ammospiza nelsoni isolate bAmmNel1 chromosome Z, bAmmNel1.pri, whole genome shotgun sequence window:
- the TAL2 gene encoding T-cell acute lymphocytic leukemia protein 2, with protein MTRKIFSNTRERWRQQNVNSAFAKLRKLIPTHPPDKKLSKNETLRLAMRYINFLVKVLGEPGLQQTAVAARGSILGLFQQAPHLQSMEELTLIENCGVSCPGMGSNIAECWSEASSP; from the coding sequence ATGACAAGGAAGATCTTCAGCAACACCAGggagaggtggaggcagcaaaACGTCAACAGTGCCTTTGCCAAGCTGAGGAAGCTCATTCCCACGCACCCACCAGACAAAAAGCTGAGCAAGAACGAGACGCTGCGCCTGGCCATGAGATACATCAACTTCCTCGTCAAGGTCCTGGGAGAGCCAGGCCTGCAGCAGACAGCCGTGGCAGCCCGGGGCAGCATCCTGGGGCTCTTCCAGCAAGCCCCACACTTGCAGAGCATGGAGGAGCTGACACTGATTGAAAACTGTGGTGTCTCCTGTCCCGGCATGGGCAGCAATATAGCAGAGTGTTGGTCAGAGGCGTCATCCCCCTAG